From Sulfurovum zhangzhouensis, one genomic window encodes:
- the clpA gene encoding ATP-dependent Clp protease ATP-binding subunit ClpA, protein MISMALNDVFKHAVGYAKENRHEYLTVEHVFLAIVRSEEGKDIFSALMADPNILEKGILEHINKTIPKLDQQVEPFETVALSRTINDMMTHIHSSGRSEASVGDMIAAIFMQEHSYAVYLMKKQDIVRVDVLEVISHREPENKTKQVQTKEDDTLLSEFTTELVEFAKSGKIDPVIGREQEIDRVMQTLCRRKKNNPLLVGEPGVGKTAIAEGLALKISEGEVPDVIKDAKVYALDMGALVSGTKYRGDFEKRLKGIIAELTEEKNAILFVDEIHTMVGAGATSGGSMDASNLLKPALARGDLKCIGATTYAEYRNFFDKDKALSRRFAKIDVEEPSIEDTFTILKGVQHKYEDYHKISFSDAALRSAIDLSVKYLHDRFLPDKAMDIIDEVGAHFMLQGLENVKVKPKDIEESVAKSLKLPSTVVGTDDTRKLQTLESDLKEKIIGQDEAIEAVSRAIKRSYAGLNAPNRPIGSFLFVGPTGVGKTALATQLAETMHVHFERLDMSEYMEAHTISRLVGAPPGYVGYEQGGLLTEMIKKHPHTVLLLDEIEKAHPDIMNILLQVMDGAKLTDNNGVVSDFKNVILIMTSNIGTKEPNVMGFTKDTTMKTDKALAAFFSPEFRNRLSGTVEFKPLSLETLTKIVDIEIERLNDLLKTKKVKVKLTKNAKEYLAEEGYDERYGARHISRVIDQKIKEALTDEILFGKLKKGGKVKVDFSEGQLQFEYEER, encoded by the coding sequence ATGATAAGTATGGCATTGAATGATGTATTTAAACATGCAGTTGGCTATGCCAAAGAAAATAGACATGAGTATCTTACGGTAGAACATGTCTTTTTGGCGATTGTTAGAAGTGAAGAGGGTAAAGATATTTTCTCTGCTTTAATGGCAGATCCGAATATCCTTGAAAAAGGGATATTGGAGCACATCAATAAAACGATTCCCAAACTTGACCAGCAGGTAGAGCCGTTTGAGACTGTAGCGCTTTCAAGGACCATTAACGATATGATGACACATATTCACTCATCAGGCCGAAGTGAAGCAAGTGTGGGAGACATGATCGCTGCTATTTTTATGCAGGAACACTCTTATGCAGTCTATCTGATGAAAAAACAGGATATTGTACGCGTAGATGTGCTGGAAGTGATCTCTCACAGGGAACCAGAAAATAAAACCAAACAAGTTCAAACAAAAGAGGATGATACACTTCTTAGCGAATTTACTACAGAACTTGTAGAGTTTGCTAAAAGCGGTAAGATCGATCCTGTCATCGGGCGTGAGCAAGAGATAGACAGAGTGATGCAGACACTCTGTCGCCGTAAGAAGAACAACCCGCTGCTTGTTGGAGAACCTGGCGTCGGTAAAACTGCGATCGCTGAAGGATTGGCACTTAAGATCAGTGAGGGTGAAGTGCCTGATGTGATCAAAGATGCCAAGGTTTATGCGCTGGATATGGGAGCACTGGTTTCGGGTACGAAGTACAGAGGTGATTTTGAAAAACGTCTGAAAGGAATCATCGCTGAACTGACTGAAGAGAAGAATGCGATCCTTTTTGTCGATGAGATACATACAATGGTAGGAGCAGGTGCAACAAGCGGTGGAAGTATGGATGCCAGTAACCTGCTTAAACCTGCACTTGCCAGAGGTGACCTCAAATGTATCGGTGCAACAACCTATGCTGAGTATAGAAACTTCTTCGATAAAGATAAAGCACTTAGCCGTAGATTTGCCAAGATAGATGTAGAAGAGCCGAGTATCGAAGATACCTTTACGATCTTGAAGGGTGTACAACACAAGTATGAAGATTATCACAAGATCAGTTTTTCTGATGCTGCATTGCGTTCAGCGATTGATCTTTCCGTGAAGTATCTGCATGACAGATTTCTTCCGGATAAGGCAATGGATATCATCGATGAGGTTGGGGCACATTTTATGCTTCAAGGGCTTGAAAATGTCAAAGTGAAGCCTAAGGATATCGAAGAGAGTGTAGCAAAAAGCTTGAAACTTCCTTCAACTGTGGTCGGCACAGATGATACCCGAAAACTTCAAACGCTTGAATCTGATCTCAAGGAGAAGATCATCGGTCAAGATGAGGCTATCGAGGCGGTCAGCCGTGCAATCAAACGCTCTTATGCAGGACTTAATGCACCTAACAGACCGATAGGGTCATTCCTTTTTGTAGGACCGACCGGTGTAGGTAAAACTGCACTGGCGACACAACTTGCCGAGACAATGCATGTACACTTTGAACGGCTGGATATGAGTGAGTACATGGAAGCCCATACTATCAGTAGATTGGTCGGTGCACCTCCGGGATATGTAGGATATGAACAGGGAGGACTTTTGACCGAAATGATCAAGAAACATCCTCATACGGTTCTTTTGCTTGATGAGATTGAAAAGGCTCACCCTGATATTATGAATATCCTGCTTCAAGTGATGGATGGTGCAAAGCTGACCGATAACAATGGAGTTGTCAGTGACTTTAAAAACGTGATCCTTATCATGACATCAAATATCGGTACCAAAGAGCCTAACGTGATGGGCTTTACCAAAGATACCACGATGAAAACCGACAAGGCGTTGGCTGCATTTTTCTCTCCTGAGTTTAGAAACCGTTTGAGCGGGACCGTCGAATTTAAGCCGCTTAGTCTAGAGACACTTACGAAGATCGTAGATATTGAAATAGAGAGACTCAATGATCTTTTGAAAACAAAAAAAGTGAAAGTGAAACTTACGAAAAATGCAAAAGAGTACTTGGCAGAAGAAGGATATGATGAGCGCTATGGTGCAAGACACATCTCTCGTGTGATCGATCAAAAGATCAAAGAAGCACTAACGGATGAAATACTCTTTGGCAAGCTTAAAAAAGGCGGTAAAGTTAAAGTAGACTTTAGTGAAGGTCAATTACAGTTTGAGTATGAGGAGCGGTGA
- a CDS encoding ATP-dependent Clp protease adaptor ClpS yields the protein MPKIEEEIETSLELEEPRMFKVLLHNDDYTSMDFVVDVLMSIFHKNAIEAEKIMIEIHEKGIGICGVYSFEIAQTKAEQVKQKAKQNEFPLLATIEEDS from the coding sequence ATGCCAAAGATAGAAGAAGAGATAGAGACCAGCTTGGAGCTTGAAGAGCCCAGGATGTTCAAAGTATTACTGCACAACGATGACTATACGAGCATGGATTTTGTCGTAGACGTATTGATGAGTATCTTTCACAAAAATGCTATAGAAGCAGAGAAAATCATGATAGAAATCCACGAGAAGGGTATCGGTATTTGCGGCGTATATAGCTTTGAGATCGCTCAGACCAAGGCCGAGCAGGTTAAACAGAAAGCGAAACAAAATGAGTTTCCGCTATTAGCCACAATAGAAGAGGATAGTTAA
- the bioD gene encoding dethiobiotin synthase, giving the protein MRSLFITATGTNVGKTHTTLKLIEAYAKIGLKVGAFKPIETGVEDEPVDAKALLEACQEVNPDFTDLAPTDICAYTFSLPAAPFCADTKQEIKLEKIFKKYHELSKRCDILLVEGAGGLMVPITQTYKMIDLAKELNAPVLLVTPSRLGCINDTLLSLEALKSRDIDFDWCVNLYEDKESFAKVTQPYYDAVFPKWWSTEKNIVQFVNQMI; this is encoded by the coding sequence ATGCGCTCACTCTTCATCACCGCTACAGGCACCAATGTAGGAAAAACCCACACCACACTCAAACTCATAGAAGCATATGCAAAAATTGGTCTAAAGGTGGGGGCATTCAAGCCTATCGAAACAGGTGTAGAGGATGAACCCGTGGATGCCAAAGCTCTACTAGAAGCCTGCCAAGAAGTGAATCCGGATTTTACAGACCTTGCTCCTACAGATATCTGTGCTTATACCTTTTCTTTGCCGGCTGCACCATTTTGTGCCGATACCAAACAGGAGATCAAACTGGAAAAGATCTTTAAAAAATATCATGAACTCTCAAAACGTTGCGATATTTTACTTGTTGAAGGAGCAGGCGGGCTGATGGTGCCTATCACTCAAACTTATAAGATGATAGACCTTGCCAAAGAACTAAATGCACCTGTACTGCTTGTGACGCCAAGCCGTCTGGGATGTATCAATGATACGCTGCTCTCACTTGAAGCACTGAAGTCAAGAGATATCGACTTTGACTGGTGTGTGAATCTATACGAAGACAAAGAGAGTTTTGCCAAAGTGACACAGCCTTACTATGATGCGGTGTTTCCTAAGTGGTGGAGTACAGAAAAAAATATTGTACAGTTTGTAAATCAAATGATCTAA
- a CDS encoding aspartate carbamoyltransferase catalytic subunit → MQHLVDTYDLTDQQIQNLLRDAKNFKYQKPIQLLRDKLLITLFFENSTRTRSSFEVAAKRLGAAVVHLDPSRSSTKKGETLEDTFANLCAMEPDGVIIRHSENERPRELADMEMSPVINAGAGNYAHPTQALLDLFTMMEHFDGEIEGKTVAIVGDIISSRVASSGIRLLTRMGMNVVLVAPKPFMPESDLPQYEKLDDVMDKADVIMSLRAQLERHATPIFENYDEYAKHYCITKERMGDRNILLLHPGPVMRNIDISDEMLKDPRCKVLEQVKNGVYVRMAVLKLLLLDA, encoded by the coding sequence ATGCAACACCTCGTAGATACCTATGACCTCACAGACCAACAAATACAAAACCTTCTACGGGATGCAAAAAACTTCAAATATCAAAAACCTATCCAGCTCCTTAGAGACAAACTTCTCATCACACTTTTTTTTGAAAACTCAACAAGAACAAGAAGTTCATTTGAAGTTGCTGCCAAAAGACTGGGTGCAGCGGTGGTACACCTTGATCCATCACGTTCATCGACCAAAAAAGGTGAGACACTGGAAGACACCTTTGCCAATCTCTGTGCTATGGAGCCGGACGGGGTGATCATCCGCCACTCTGAAAATGAGAGACCAAGAGAGCTTGCAGATATGGAGATGAGCCCTGTGATCAACGCAGGGGCAGGGAACTATGCACACCCGACACAGGCACTTCTTGATCTTTTTACTATGATGGAGCATTTTGATGGTGAGATCGAAGGCAAAACAGTTGCAATCGTAGGGGATATCATCAGTTCACGTGTAGCAAGTTCGGGTATACGCCTTTTGACACGTATGGGAATGAATGTTGTATTGGTTGCGCCAAAACCGTTCATGCCTGAAAGTGACCTTCCTCAGTATGAGAAACTGGATGACGTAATGGACAAAGCAGATGTGATCATGAGCCTGCGTGCACAGCTGGAACGTCATGCGACACCCATCTTTGAGAACTATGATGAGTATGCAAAGCACTACTGTATCACCAAAGAGCGTATGGGAGATAGAAACATCCTCCTCCTTCACCCGGGACCGGTCATGAGGAACATCGATATCAGCGATGAGATGCTAAAAGACCCACGCTGTAAAGTGTTAGAGCAGGTAAAAAACGGTGTCTATGTACGTATGGCTGTACTAAAACTGCTTTTGCTGGATGCATAA
- a CDS encoding aminodeoxychorismate synthase component I produces the protein MWLDTKNGFQHINELAKNKTPFLCIISYDKTKIFAQPLKTLDENIYYKLEDWRNYPVQERTKDFTFFKKPIDFATYKLTLDKILEEIRSGNTYLLNLTFKTPIETNLSLKEVFTYAKAKFKLYFKDQFICFSPERFVEIEGNTIATYPMKGTIDANLPNAEETILSDQKEMAEHVMIVDLMRNDLGIIGENVQVEKFRYTDKIKAGEKELLQVSSKITAKLSNHWREHLGTLLEQILPAGSISGTPKRSTVNIIDCVEDYERGFYTGIFGVFDGESFRSSVMIRFIDKEGGQLFYKSGGGITIDSDAKSEYEELIDKIYLPF, from the coding sequence ATGTGGCTAGACACAAAAAACGGTTTTCAACATATCAATGAACTAGCCAAAAATAAAACACCCTTTCTGTGCATTATTTCCTACGACAAAACAAAAATCTTTGCACAACCGCTTAAAACACTGGACGAAAACATTTACTACAAACTTGAAGATTGGCGAAACTATCCCGTACAAGAACGTACAAAAGACTTCACCTTTTTCAAAAAACCTATAGACTTTGCAACGTACAAACTAACTCTTGACAAGATACTCGAAGAGATACGCTCAGGCAATACCTACCTGCTTAATCTCACATTCAAAACACCTATAGAAACCAACCTTAGTCTCAAAGAGGTATTTACCTATGCTAAAGCAAAGTTCAAGCTCTATTTCAAAGATCAATTTATCTGTTTTTCTCCAGAACGTTTTGTAGAGATAGAGGGAAATACTATCGCAACCTATCCGATGAAAGGTACGATCGATGCTAACCTTCCAAATGCAGAAGAGACAATCCTCTCAGATCAAAAAGAGATGGCCGAACATGTGATGATCGTTGATCTTATGCGTAATGATCTAGGTATCATAGGAGAAAATGTACAAGTTGAAAAATTCCGTTATACCGATAAGATCAAGGCTGGAGAAAAAGAATTGCTGCAAGTGAGCTCCAAGATCACTGCCAAACTTTCCAATCATTGGAGGGAACACCTGGGAACATTGCTGGAGCAGATACTGCCTGCTGGTTCTATCTCAGGTACACCCAAAAGAAGTACAGTAAATATCATTGACTGTGTGGAGGATTATGAACGTGGATTTTATACGGGCATATTCGGGGTATTTGACGGTGAGAGCTTCCGCTCAAGCGTTATGATACGTTTCATCGACAAAGAAGGTGGTCAGCTCTTTTATAAAAGTGGAGGAGGTATCACGATAGACTCAGATGCCAAAAGTGAATATGAAGAATTGATCGACAAGATCTACCTTCCATTTTGA